AGCAATTCCATCTGCAGATCGATCGGCGCCAACCCCATGTTGCATCTTGTCCTGACCTGTCTTCTTCTCAGCATCGCTTCTGGCTTGAGCATGCGGCGCTTTCTTCTGCCATATTTCCCGGGCGGCGATCTCGCCGAGAAGTCTGCGCCCGTGACGATCGTCGCAAGCGCCGTCTTCCTGGCGACACTGGCATTCATCGTCTCCGATCAGGACCTTTGGGCGAAATCCGCCATCCTGACGATCGGCCTGCTCCTAGCGGCCATGTTTGACGATGGGCGACCCAAGCTGACGATTGCTCTCTCGGTCCTCAGCCTGGCGGCTTATCTCGGCTTGCGTTCGATCAACTGAGCCATCCGGCTTTTCCAGGCAGCGGCTGCAGCCTATTTGGCGGTATCGAAGCCCCTGTCGAGATGCTGTATCCAAAGACGAAAATCGTTGGTGAGCAGGGCCACATCATACAGCCACTCCGCCCACAAAAGCTCCCAACGGCCTGCTTCTCGATTATTAAGCAAGGCATGAACCCTTAGCCTGAGATTTTCAAAAGCCTCATCCGCAGGATATGACGTCGGGTGGTGCAATGTGGGCTGCAATCTTTCCATGGAGCTTACTCCTCTACGATCGGCATATATCATATATATCGTATTACGATATATTTTCAAGATGCCGAGGAATGCGTTCAGGAGCTACCGCAGCGCCCCTCGATCCGCTGGGCATCAAAGTCAGCCATAGCTTGAGGCTCCGCGGCAGCCGCCAAAGAAATTTCACGAAACGCGGGAGGAATTATCTTCATTGATTCCCCAGGTCGCGATGGCCGGAGAGGCACCGGGATGCATTTCAATCCGGACCGCTCGATACAATTGACTGGCGATGCCCGCGCAAAAACAACGATCCACCAAATCCCGGCCGCTTTCGGCAAATAAAGCCTGAGCCTGCCTCTACAGTAATTCAGCGCGCCCTACCTGTATCGACAGGATTGGGCCGCAAAGCCTATCTCCCGAACGCATTAGCGAGAGCCTGCTCATCAGCCTGTGAGGACCTGCCATGAAGACCTACAAGATCGCCCTTCTGCCAGGAGACGGCATTGGCCGCGACGTGACGGAAGCAGCCACGGCAGTGCTCGAAAAGGTGGCGGCAGGAAACGGATTTTCGCTCGCGACATCAAGCTATCCCTGGTCCTGCGACTACTATCTGGAGCATGGCAGCATGATGCCCGGCGATGGCATCGAAACGCTGCGTTCCTTCGATGCCATTCTGCTCGGCGCCGCCGGATGGCCACGCAAAGTGCCCGATTCCCTGTCGCTGCACGGACTTTTGCTGCCGATCCGCAAGGCTTTCGTGCAATATGCCAACATTCGCCCGCACCGGCTGCTGCCGGGCGTCCAGGGACCGTTGCGGTCGGCGAATTTCGACATCCTCTGTATTCGTGAAAATACCGAAGGCGAATATTCCGGCGCCGGCGGCCGCGTCCATCAGGGTACCGACAGCGAGGTGGCTGTGGAAACCTCGATCTTCACCCGCAAGGGGGTCGAGCGCATCCTGCGTTTCGGCTTCGAGCAGGCGCGTGCGCGGCGCGGCAAGCTGGCCTCGGTGACCAAGTCCAACGCGCAGAAATACTCGATGGTTTTCTGGGACGAGATCACCCAGAGACTTTCGGCGGACTATCCGGATGTCGAGGTGACCAGCTATCATATCGACGCCATGGCCGCCCGGATGGTCATGGCGCCGGAGAGCCTCGATGTCGTCGTCGCTTCCAATCTGTTCGGCGATATCCTGACCGACCTCGGCGCCGCCATCCAGGGCGGGCTCGGCTTTGCGGCCTCCGCCAACATCAATCCCGATCGGTCGGCGCCGTCCATGTTCGAACCCGTCCACGGCTCCGCGCCTGACATCGCCCATCTCGGCATCGCCAATCCGATCGCTGCCATCTGGTCGGGCGCAATGATGCTGGAGCATCTGGGAGAAACGGCGGCCGCCGGAAAGGTGATGGCTGCAATCGAGGCAACGACGGCACGCGGCATCGGCTCGGTCCCCGGCAAGGACAAAACCGACGCAATCACGTCGTCGGTGCTTTCGGCGCTCGACTAATACATGCCGCCCGGACGTGGGCCGCAGCTCCGGGGATGAGGACATGCAGCGATCGAACGCTTGGAAGCCAAGCGACAGCGTCAATCATCGTCGTGATGATGATGTGATGGAAGCTCGAGGCCGAACGTATCGACGAGATCGGCCACCTGCGCCGGGCTGAGGAAACGCGGATTGAGGTTGCGCAACAGCAGATAGAGCTTCGCCGTTTCCTCCAGTTCCTCGGTCGCAAAGACCGCCGCCTCCAGGCTGTCGCCGGCAACGACAGGTCCGTGGTTGGCCAGAAGCACCGACGAATACTTGCCCGCCAGCCCGCGGATGGCGTCGGCCACATCAGGATCGCCTGGACGATAATACGGCACCAGCGCGGTTTCGCCGGCGCGCATCAGATAGTAGGGCGTCATCGGCGGCAGGACGGCGCGCGGATCGATTTCCGGCAGCATGGTCAGCGCCACCGCGTGGGTAGAATGAAGATGGACGATGGCGCGGGCGCTGCCGCGCGTATCGTAGAGCGCGGTGTGCAGCGGAATTTCCTTGGTCGGCTTGTCCCCGGACAGGAGCCGGCCTCCGGCATCGAGCCTGGATATCCGGGCCGGATCGAGAAAACCGAGCGAGGCGTTGGTCGGCGTTACCAGCCAGCCACCGTCATCGAGCCGCAACGATATGTTGCCCGACGAACCGGGCGTCAGCCCGCGCTCGAACAGCGAACGGCCGTATCGGCAGATTTCTTCACGCTGGCGCGCGTCGGACATCACACTTCCTCCAATATTAAGCGGTCGCCCCTTCGATCAGTTCAAAACCGAGATCGACGGTCTGGGGCGGCGCGTTGGCGACGACCAGTTGTGCGGCTATCTTTCCCGTTGCCACGCGCGGCGTCCGGATGGTCGACAGGGGCTGCGGCATTGCCCGGCCGATATCGAGGCCGTTATAGCCGAAAATAGCGAGCGTCGAGGGAACGGTGATCCCCTCGGCCAGACAGTGAAAATAACCGCCGAGCGCCATATCGTCGTTGGAGAAATAGACCGCGTCGAGATCGCTCGCCCGGGCAAGCAGCCGCTGCAGCCCCAACCTGCCGTTTTCCACGGACGAAGCGTTGGCGACAATTTCGCGGGTGACGAGGGGGGCGCCACGCGCCTCGAGCGTCTCGCAAAAGCTTGAAAACCGCTTGCCGGCCCGGGTATCGCGATTGAGGTCGTGACCGACATAACCGATCCGGCGGTAGCCGCGTTCGAACAGGAAGATGGCGCTCTCCCGCCCGGCCGCGCGGTTCGAGAAGCCGACCGCGATATCGAGCGCGTCTCCATCCAGATCGAGCAGTTCCACGACCCGGCATCCGCTGGCGCGCAGCATCTTCACTGTCCCCTCGGTATGTTCGTATCCCGCCAGCATGACCGCCGCCGGCCGCCAGGCGAGCATCGCAGCAGCGAGTGCCTCCTCCTTGCCCGGATCATAATCGGTGACGGAAAACACTGCCTGGTACCGGTTTTCCTCCAGGACGGCGCTGGCGCCGCGCAGCACATCGGGAAAGACGATGTTGGACAGCGAGGGAATGACGAAGGCAACGAGACGCGAACCGGTGGAAGCCAGCGTCCCGGCGATCCGGTTCGGCACATAGCCCAACCGCTCGACGGCAGCCATCACCCGCTCCCGCGTCTTGCCGGAAAACGAGCCGTGATTGCGCAGCACGCGCGACACCGTGCTCTCGCCAACACCGGCCGCTTCCGCGACCTCGGCAAGAGTTACCGCCACCTGCTGTTTGAATTCCATCGTTGCGTTGAACCCGGCTTTCGAGGCGGTTGCTCGGCCTGTCCGCCCATGCCCCATGCAGCCGCCATTTTTCACCGCTCTCGTCGAGAAGCAAGGTTTTTTTGGCAGCGCTACCAATTTAGCGTTGGCAGCGCTGCCAAAATGATTTAAATGAAAATGGCAGCGCTGCCAAAAATGGCGCTGCTTGCCGCGAGAGGATCGACAAGGGACCGCGGCAACAACAGGAGGAGGAAATCATGACGCTGCAAACGCAGGCGCCGGTCGCTGGCGAATATCCCGCTGAAGCCGCCGAAGACCGGGCCTATGGCAAGGTATTCTGGCGCATCGTACCCTTTTTGATGATGTGCTACGTGGTCGCCTATCTCGACCGCGTCAATGTCGGCTTTGCCAAGCTGCAAATGTCGAGTGAGCTCGGCCTCTCGGAAGCCGCCTACGGCGTCGGCGCCGGCATTTTCTTCATCGGCTATTTTCTGTTTGAAGTGCCGAGCAACATCATCATGAACAAGGTGGGCGCGCGCGTGTGGATCGCCCGCATCATGGTCACCTGGGGCATCATTTCCGCCGCCTTCATGTTCACTTCGTCGGAAACCGTCTTTTATGTCCTGCGTTTCCTGCTGGGCGTTGCCGAAGCCGGATTTTTCCCCGGCATCATTCTCTATCTGACCGCGTGGTATCCGGCTCATCGCCGCGCCCGGATCATCACCACCTTCATGTCCGCAATCCCGATTTCCGCGATTTTCGGCAACCCGCTTTCAGGCCTCCTGATGGACAGTTTCCATGGCATGCACGGCCTTTCCGGCTGGCAGTGGATGTTCCTGATCGAAGCCATTCCGGCCCTTCTTTTCGGCGTCGCGACGTTTTTCTATCTTGATGATACGATTGAGGGCGCGAAATGGCTGAACGATGAGGAAAAGCGCGTGCTGACGGCCAATATCGAGGCGGAGAACCGGGTCAAGACGGCAAGCCCGCACAGCGTCGGCGCAACCTTGGCCGACCGTCGCGTATGGCTGATGTGCCTGATCTATTTCTGCTTCGTGCTCGGGCAATATGGCCTGAATTTCTGGATGCCCACCATCGTCAAGGCGTCGGGCGTCAGCGGAAACCTCAATATCGGCCTGATTTCCGCGATCCCCTATATCTGCACATTCGTCGCCATGCTGGCGCTCGGACGCTCCGCCGACAGGCTGCGCGAACGCCGCTGGCACCTCGTCGTCCCGGCTCTCATCGCCGCAGGCGGTTTTGTCGCGGCAACGATGGCAACGAGCACGACGGTCTCGATTGTCTGCCTGTCGCTGGCGGCTGCCGGCGCGATCAGCTGCGCGCCGCTCTTCTGGTCGCTTCCGACGGCCTTTCTGGCCGGCACGGGTGCCGCGGCCGGCATCGCCTGGATCAATTCGGTCGGCAACCTCGCCGGGTTTCTCGGGCCGTTTCTGGTCGGTTATCTCAAAGACTTCACCGGCACCAACAGCGCCGGCATGTATCTGCTGGCGGCTGCCTTGGTCATTGGCTCGCTTGCCGTGTTGACGGTTCCCGCGAAAACCGTCAATCGCTGAATAAGAGTTCCTCCGGGGACGCCACCCGGAGGAGCGCAGATCTTTCCTCACGAGACCGGAGAACTCCTCATGTCACCGATTGCTGAAAACCCGGGTCCTGTCGTCGCGGCCGTCATCGGTCTTGGTTCAATGGGGCTCGGAATGGCCCGGTCGATGACGCGCGCAGGGCTCGATGTCGTCGGATATGACATCACGCCGGCGGCGGTGGACCGCTTCATCACCGACGGCGGACGGGGCGCTCAGACCCCGGCCGACGCAGCAAAGGATGCCGACATCGTCGTCTCCGTCGTCGTCAACGGCGCGCAGACCGAGGCCGTGCTGTTCGGCCCTGAAGGTGTTGCGAGCACGATGAAGGCTGGCGCCGTGTTCATTTCCTCGGCAACCATGGATCCCGCCGTTGCACGCAATCTGGCACAACGAGTAGAGGCTCTCGGCCTTCATTATCTCGACGCCCCCATTTCCGGCGGCGCAGCCAAGGCGGCGCTTGGCGAACTGACGATCATGGCATCCGGCTCCGGCCAGGCCTTCGACAGGGCACGCCCGGGTCTCGACGCCATGGCCGGCAAGGTCTACGAGCTTGGCGACGCGGCCGGAACGGGCGCTGCCTTCAAGATGATCAACCAGCTTCTCGCCGGCGTGCACATCGCCGCCGCCTGCGAGGCCATCACCTTTGCCGCCAAGCAGGGCCTCGAGCTCGACAAGGTCTATGAGGTGATCACCGCTTCGGCCGGCAATTCTTGGATGTTCGAAAACCGTGTGCCGCATGTGCTGGCCGGAGACTATACGCCGCTCAGCAGCATCGAGATTTTCGTCAAGGATCTCGGCATCGTCCAGGATATGGCCCGCTCCGAGCGTTATCCGGCCCCGCTCTCGGCAGCGGCCCTGCAGATGTATCTGGCCGCCGCGGGCGCCGGTATGGGCCGGGACGACGACTCCTCGCTCGCGCGGCTCTACGCCAAACTTTCCGGCGCTGAATTGCCCGTTTCCGACAAAAAGCCGCAGAGCCTGTAAAAAGGAGCGCCAGACATGCCGGTTTTCGCCGCCAACCTGACGATGATGTTCAACGAATGGGCATTCCTCGACCGTTTCGACGCCGCAGCCGATGCCGGCTTTGCCGCCGTCGAATACCTCTTTCCCTATGAAGCCACGCCGGAGGCAATCGCCGAGCGGCTTGCCCGCAACAATCTGCAGCAGGCCTTGTTCAATCTGCCGCCGGGCGACTGGACAGCAGGCGAACGTGGCATTGCCGCCCTTCCCGGACGGTTCGATGCGCTGAAAGCCGATGTCGAGAAGGCACTGGACTACGCGGCAGCAACGGGAGTCGGGCGGCTGCACCTGATGGCGGGTATCGCCGACCGTCACGACGAAGACGCCTCCTCCCGCTATCGGCGCTCCGTCACCTATACGGCCGAGCGGCTTGCGGAAAGGGGCATCGATCTCCTGCTCGAGCCGATCAACGGGCGCAACATGCCGGGATATTTCCTTAACGATTTCGGCGCAGCCGAGCGGCTGATTGCCGAATGCGGCCTGCCGAACCTGAAGCTCCAGTTCGACATCTATCACCGGCAGATCATCCATGGCGACGTCGTCATGGCGCTGCGGCGCCTGCTGCCGATCACCGGGCATATTCAGATCGCCAGCGTGCCGTCACGCAACGAGCCGGATGGGGAGGAGCTGAACTATCCCTATCTGTTCGGCGAAATCGAACGGCTGGGTTATGACGGCTTCATCGGCTGCGAATACATCCCGCGCAGCCACACGCTGGACGGTCTTGGCTGGTTCAAACCTTTTGCGCGGAGCTAGACGATGGCTATTTCACTCGGATCAATCGCTGACGACTATACGGGCGCGTCCGACCTCGCCAACACGCTGACGAAGAACGGTCTGCGCACGGTGCAGACCGTCGGCATCCCTGACCCGTCGCTGGCACTGCCGGATGTCGACGCCGTGGTCGTTTCCCTGAAAATCCGCTCCGTCCCGGCCTCGGATGCCGTGGCGGCCGCTGCCAGCGCCGAGCGGTGGCTGCGCCAGCGGGGTGCAGGCCATGTGCTTTACAAGATCTGTTCGACCTTCGATTCCACCGATGCCGGCAATATCGGCCCGGTCACGGAGGCATTGAGCGATGCAGCGGGCGGCGGCTCAGTGCTGGTGACGCCAGCCTTTCCGGAAACCGGCCGCACAGTCTATCTCGGTCACCTCTTCGTTGGCGGACAGCCGTTGAACGAAAGCCCGCTCAAGGACCATCCCCTCAATCCCATGCATGACGCCAATCTCGTGCGGGTTCTTGCCCGACAATCGCGCGGCACTGTCGGGCTGATCGATCTCAATGCCATCGCGGCCGGGCCTGCCGTCGTCAAGGCCAGGCTCGACGCCCTGCGAACGCAAAGCGTCACCCTGACTATCGCCGATGCGATTTTCGAGAGGGACCTTGAAACGCTCGGCGAGATCGCCCTCGAAACGCCGGTCTCCACCGGTGCGTCCGGCCTCGGCCTCGGCCTTGCCCGCGCGCTCGTCCGCACCGGTCGGATATCGTCCGGCGGCACAACTTCGGTGGACGCCATGCGTCCCGTCGGCGGGCTCTCAGCGATTGTGGCCGGCAGTTGCTCCAAGGCGACGCTGCGCCAGCTCGACGTCGCCGAACGGTCGATGCCCGTCCTGCGGCTCGACCCGGAACGGCTGCTTGCCAGTCCGGACGAGATCGCCGCGGCGATTTCCTGGGCCGGAGACCGCATCGCCGCCGGCCCCGTCGTGGTCGCCGCGAGCGCCGCACCCGAAACCGTATCCCGGCTGCAAACCCTTTACGGGCGGGAAGCCTCCGGCCACGCGATCGAGACGGCGACGTCGATTATTTCAGCCGAACTGGTGGAGAGAGGCGTGCGGCGCCTCGTGATTGCAGGCGGCGAAACCTCAGGCGCTGCGGTCGACAGACTCGCCATTCCCGCATTTCTGATCGGACCGGAGATTGCCCCGGGCGTGCCGGTGCTGCGTACGGTCGGCAATGCCCAGGGAGACA
This sequence is a window from Rhizobium sp. CIAT894. Protein-coding genes within it:
- the otnI gene encoding 2-oxo-tetronate isomerase → MPVFAANLTMMFNEWAFLDRFDAAADAGFAAVEYLFPYEATPEAIAERLARNNLQQALFNLPPGDWTAGERGIAALPGRFDALKADVEKALDYAAATGVGRLHLMAGIADRHDEDASSRYRRSVTYTAERLAERGIDLLLEPINGRNMPGYFLNDFGAAERLIAECGLPNLKLQFDIYHRQIIHGDVVMALRRLLPITGHIQIASVPSRNEPDGEELNYPYLFGEIERLGYDGFIGCEYIPRSHTLDGLGWFKPFARS
- a CDS encoding LacI family DNA-binding transcriptional regulator, with protein sequence MEFKQQVAVTLAEVAEAAGVGESTVSRVLRNHGSFSGKTRERVMAAVERLGYVPNRIAGTLASTGSRLVAFVIPSLSNIVFPDVLRGASAVLEENRYQAVFSVTDYDPGKEEALAAAMLAWRPAAVMLAGYEHTEGTVKMLRASGCRVVELLDLDGDALDIAVGFSNRAAGRESAIFLFERGYRRIGYVGHDLNRDTRAGKRFSSFCETLEARGAPLVTREIVANASSVENGRLGLQRLLARASDLDAVYFSNDDMALGGYFHCLAEGITVPSTLAIFGYNGLDIGRAMPQPLSTIRTPRVATGKIAAQLVVANAPPQTVDLGFELIEGATA
- the otnK gene encoding 3-oxo-tetronate kinase, which produces MAISLGSIADDYTGASDLANTLTKNGLRTVQTVGIPDPSLALPDVDAVVVSLKIRSVPASDAVAAAASAERWLRQRGAGHVLYKICSTFDSTDAGNIGPVTEALSDAAGGGSVLVTPAFPETGRTVYLGHLFVGGQPLNESPLKDHPLNPMHDANLVRVLARQSRGTVGLIDLNAIAAGPAVVKARLDALRTQSVTLTIADAIFERDLETLGEIALETPVSTGASGLGLGLARALVRTGRISSGGTTSVDAMRPVGGLSAIVAGSCSKATLRQLDVAERSMPVLRLDPERLLASPDEIAAAISWAGDRIAAGPVVVAASAAPETVSRLQTLYGREASGHAIETATSIISAELVERGVRRLVIAGGETSGAAVDRLAIPAFLIGPEIAPGVPVLRTVGNAQGDMLLALKSGNFGGEDFFAAALAMMN
- a CDS encoding MFS transporter, translated to MTLQTQAPVAGEYPAEAAEDRAYGKVFWRIVPFLMMCYVVAYLDRVNVGFAKLQMSSELGLSEAAYGVGAGIFFIGYFLFEVPSNIIMNKVGARVWIARIMVTWGIISAAFMFTSSETVFYVLRFLLGVAEAGFFPGIILYLTAWYPAHRRARIITTFMSAIPISAIFGNPLSGLLMDSFHGMHGLSGWQWMFLIEAIPALLFGVATFFYLDDTIEGAKWLNDEEKRVLTANIEAENRVKTASPHSVGATLADRRVWLMCLIYFCFVLGQYGLNFWMPTIVKASGVSGNLNIGLISAIPYICTFVAMLALGRSADRLRERRWHLVVPALIAAGGFVAATMATSTTVSIVCLSLAAAGAISCAPLFWSLPTAFLAGTGAAAGIAWINSVGNLAGFLGPFLVGYLKDFTGTNSAGMYLLAAALVIGSLAVLTVPAKTVNR
- the ltnD gene encoding L-threonate dehydrogenase encodes the protein MSPIAENPGPVVAAVIGLGSMGLGMARSMTRAGLDVVGYDITPAAVDRFITDGGRGAQTPADAAKDADIVVSVVVNGAQTEAVLFGPEGVASTMKAGAVFISSATMDPAVARNLAQRVEALGLHYLDAPISGGAAKAALGELTIMASGSGQAFDRARPGLDAMAGKVYELGDAAGTGAAFKMINQLLAGVHIAAACEAITFAAKQGLELDKVYEVITASAGNSWMFENRVPHVLAGDYTPLSSIEIFVKDLGIVQDMARSERYPAPLSAAALQMYLAAAGAGMGRDDDSSLARLYAKLSGAELPVSDKKPQSL
- a CDS encoding aldolase, producing MSDARQREEICRYGRSLFERGLTPGSSGNISLRLDDGGWLVTPTNASLGFLDPARISRLDAGGRLLSGDKPTKEIPLHTALYDTRGSARAIVHLHSTHAVALTMLPEIDPRAVLPPMTPYYLMRAGETALVPYYRPGDPDVADAIRGLAGKYSSVLLANHGPVVAGDSLEAAVFATEELEETAKLYLLLRNLNPRFLSPAQVADLVDTFGLELPSHHHHDDD
- a CDS encoding tartrate dehydrogenase; its protein translation is MKTYKIALLPGDGIGRDVTEAATAVLEKVAAGNGFSLATSSYPWSCDYYLEHGSMMPGDGIETLRSFDAILLGAAGWPRKVPDSLSLHGLLLPIRKAFVQYANIRPHRLLPGVQGPLRSANFDILCIRENTEGEYSGAGGRVHQGTDSEVAVETSIFTRKGVERILRFGFEQARARRGKLASVTKSNAQKYSMVFWDEITQRLSADYPDVEVTSYHIDAMAARMVMAPESLDVVVASNLFGDILTDLGAAIQGGLGFAASANINPDRSAPSMFEPVHGSAPDIAHLGIANPIAAIWSGAMMLEHLGETAAAGKVMAAIEATTARGIGSVPGKDKTDAITSSVLSALD